ATGTTCGGCGAGATTAATACGTCCTTCGGCACTCATTTCATAAGCGCCGCGGAAATTGGCATTATAAGCGGCACATTCGGCAACAGCCATCACCGACATATATACCACCAAGATACCAAAAATCATCCAAAGCCTGTTGGTATCCAATGGAATACCGCTACCATCGAATGTACGGAATATAACATTGACAGCTTCGATAGAAAGGCAAAACGGGATAATATTCACGAAATTGGCGAGCATCGTATATCCTACCGGTTTACGTAAACGTTCGGTATGTCCCACCGTTATATTTTTAATTGCATTCATTTTACTTCCTCCTTCTTGATAGTTAATTGCCAACGGAATGCGCTGGTATAGGCATCCCACATTTTTTTATAAACTCCTTCTGTCGTACTCAGTACCTCGTGACGTCCGCTTTGCACCAGTTTCCCTTCTTTCAATACAAGAATCTGTTCCGCAGAGATGATGGATGAAAGCCTGTGAGCAATAATGATGACTGTCTTATTCCTGATAAGTTGCTGAATGGCCTGCTGCATCTTATATTCATTTTCCGGGTCGGCAAAAGCCGTCGCTTCATCCAAAACCAGGATAGGAGCATTTTTCAGAATGGCTCTTGCCACGCAGATACGTTGTGCTTCTCCACCCGACAAATATACACCCTTATCACCGATGCGGGTATCATAGCCGGCCGGCAGATTCTCTATAAACTCATGGCATTGCGCAGCACGTGCAGCTTCTATCACTTGCTCCCGTGTAGCCGAAGCATCCCCCACGCGGATATTTTCATAAAGCGTGTCAAAGAAGAGAAAGTTGTCCTGAAAGACAAAAGACACGAGACTCATCAAGTCTCCGTTCGCTATCTGTTTTATATTGGCTCCGCCTATCCGAATCTCTCCTTCATTGACATCCCAAAAACGTGGAATCAAATTAGCTACCGTAGACTTTCCTGAACCGGACGGACCTACCAAAGCGGTTATCTCGCCCTGGCGTGCCGTAAAGGACAAATCTTTCAATGCTTCAGTGCGTGTAGCTTCCGCTTTATTCTCATAAGCAAATGAGACATGACGGAATTCAATATCATAGGACGAAGGCAAATGTGAGATTTCCGGTTCGGCAAGTGGTTGTTCATCGAATATGCGGTCGATACGTTTCACCCCTTCGTCGATTTCATTGGTACTCGAACCGAGATACATCAACTTATAAATAGGAGAAGCAACTCCGGGTCCCATAATGATAAAAAAGAGATAAATGGCAGCCAGACCAATGTTCTGCGGTTCTCTGCTCAAAAGCAATAAGCCTGTCGGCAAGATAAAAGTTATCAGCGAGTTCAGCAATACGGTAAAAGCAACCATAGCCGGCAGATAGGTATCGCAAACTCTCAACGCATAGCTTTTATATGCTTCAATCTCGGCATTAAATCGCCGGAACGAACGCACACTCTGACCGAATATCTTCACCACGGGCATCCCACGTACATATTGCACAGCCGAAGCGCTCATTCGCTCCTGTGTATCATAATAGATTTTCGTAAACTCTTTCGCATTCTTACCGAAGAAGTTCATAAATTGCAAACCGATACTCAAAGCAATGCATACCACACAAATCACCGCCATCCATCCATTCAAGGAGAAGAAGATGATAAACATCAAAACAACTGTTGCCAGCACATTTACCAAATCAGGAATGGTATGGGCAACAAAATTCTCAATCTTCTCGATATTCTGTTCCATTATCTTTTTAATGGTTCCTGTTGCAGTACCGTTCAGATATCCCAAAGACAAGCGTCCGATATGCTCCGACAACCGGATACGCAACCCGTAAAGAATACGGAACGCCGCTACATGGGATGCCATCAATGACGCATACAGCAGAAGCAATCCTCCTACCAGGCCGGAAAACGCAACCCATCCCCAGTGGACGAGAATCCCGCTATCCAGTTCGCTAATCTTACTGCCATGCAATAAGAGTTCTCTCAACACCTGGTACACCGACCAATAAGGCACCAACATGCATAAAGCACTAGCCGCCGAGAGTATCCCGGCCAGTACCAGCAACCCTTTCTTTTCACCCGCTATCTCGAACAAACGGGCTACACCACTTTTCTTTTTCATTCTTTCATTCATCATATATCTAAGTTTTTAAAAAGGAATAATATTCCGATTCGTTCAAAAAAAGAAGGAGCTCATACATTCATGAGCTCCTTCCAACCAGCCGTTTCAAAGGCTATATATTCTGTTATAAATTTCTGCATCTCCTCTTTCTTTATGTGATGCAATACCAACTCTTCCAGTAAGGCAAAGAGCCATACTGTATTCAGATGAATAAAGAAGCCGGTTATCGCTATATTGATATGCGGATATTTCTGCTTCATTCCCTGAAAGAAAACTGAAATCGTACGCGTCATCAAGTCTGTATATTCGGAGCGGAAGTTTTCCATGCATGAACCTTGTGCCTGGAAAAGCAACAGGTGCAGGCGCTCCCGGTGTACGGAAACCAGTTCGATATATTCCTGTACGGATGCCTTCTGATAATCCTGGTTGATAAAGACATCTATTGTCATCTGTTCGGCATTATGATTGTAAATCATGGCATACAGTTCGTTCAATACCGGTTTCAGAATCGTACGGAATATCTCGTCCTTATTAGTGAAATAATGATAGATATTGCTGACCGTCACTCCCGCCCTCGATGCAATTTCACGCATAGAGGCATCCTTGTAACCTCGTTCCAAGAATACCTCTTCGGCTGCATGTATCATTTTTTCCTGTATATCTCCTTTTAAGATTTGCATAGAGTCAGTGTGAATATATAACGCAACAAAAGTAGTCCAAACGACGCTTCCGGGCAATACCTATTAATACTGATTCTATAAGTATCCGTTCCTTATTTATAGCTATTTATCAGCCTGCGGATTACGATGAAAAGAACAAAGCGGATAAAAGTATCACTACTTTCACCCGCTTCTGACCTAACCTAAACTTGACCTAATATTACAAAACTAATGAAAACTGATTATTAGAGAACATTTTTATTCATGTTTCAACCATTCTTTCGGAAGAACAGTCTTTTCACCTTTATCGTTTACCAATTCCATTTGCAGCACACCGCCATTGCAGTCGAAGTAACGTACTTCCATCGGATGCAATCCGGCTTTCAATGCTTTCTGCACGATAATCTCTACCGGAGAATGTGCGCCGTCGTTATCTCCCAGCAATTCGCCGTCGAGTTTCAACGTGCTGCCGTCGTCCGAGAGAAGGGCAAATGTATAAATGCCATCGGCAGGAACTTCCAGATAGCCGGTCAGTACCAGACCGATGTCTCCCTTCACTCCTTCGGGGATAGATACGGATTCTACGACGTATTCTCCTTTTACGGGAGCCGCGTCAATATCCGCGCAGAGATTTCCGCGGAAGTTGTGCCATACAGCTTTCAGTCCGGGTTGCAAAGAAGCCGGAGCTGTTATTGCTTCCGCATAAGGGGCTTTGACATATTTGGTACGTACCACGTCCGAAGGAGAACCATCCTTGCGGAAAGTACGGAAAGTAAAGTCCGTTGTCTCCTTTATTTTCAAGGTGCCGTCATAAAGAGACGATTGCTTATCAGGCATGCTTCCATCCGTTGTGTAGCGGATTTCAGTGCCGGGCAGCGGGCAAGTCAGATTCACCGTAGCATCATCAATAAATGCGTTCACCTTGTAGAATCCCTGTAAATCGGGGATACGGTAGTTCACTCCCATCACGTCCATGCGTTTGAATTGCGGGACAAGCTGACGGTAGAACTCGTCAAGTCCCGGTTTGGCTGCCGGCTCTGCCCAGGCTATTTCGCTCAATGCTATCATGCGGGGAACAATCAGGTATTCGATGCGCTTCATCGTCGGAATCCATTCCGCCCAAAGATTGGCCTGTACACCCCAGATATATTCTTTCTGTTCCGGCGACAGTCTGTCGTCTGCATACGGGTCGAATGCCAGTATTTTCTTTACTGAGTTTTGGTCTTGGGCGTAGTCGAAGTAGAAAAATTCGTTCGGGCAGGCAATCACTTTTTGCTGTTGCGCTGTTGCCGTGGGCAATGCATCCTTCGCCCAACTTCTCCACCACGTAATGGCAGCGTCCGAAGATAATCCGTCCTTCACCACTTCATCCCAGCCTACAAGTTTCTTTCCGTTGGCATGGAAGAATTTCTCCATATCACGTACGAACCATGCTTGAAGTTCTTCCACCGAACCGAGTTTCTCCGTACGGATACGCTTCTGGCAACGGGGGCATTTTTTCCAGTTGTTCTTTTCCACTTCGTCTCCACCCATATGCACATACTCATAAGGGAAAAGTTCGAAAACTTCCTTGAAGACATTCCGGCAGAATTCTAAAGTCGCATCTTTGCCCGGACAGATGGGAGAAGAGAATATCTCACCCCATCCGATTAGTCCGTCGCAAGCTAAATCCGGATACTGGCTGATAGCTGCCAGGAAATGTCCAGGCATATCAATCTCAGGTATCACATCAATCCCTCTCTGTGCAGCATAAGCCACTATCTCTTTTATATCATCATGTGTGTAATAACCGCCATACAACGTGTCGCCTTCCACAATCCGTAGCTTGTCCTCAGGAATCAGGAAGTCCGTATTGTCTTCCTCTATCGCACGTGCCATACAGCCACGGTCGTGCTTGTTGAACTGTCTCCATGCTCCTTTTTCCGTCAGCAACGGATATTTCTCAATCTCTATGCGCCAGCCCTGGTCGTCGGTGAGATGCCAGTGGAATTTGTTCAGTTTGTATAAAGACATCAAGTCCAACACGTGCTTCACTTCCTCTTTATTCCAAAAGTGACGGGAAGCGTCCAGCATAAATCCGCGCCACTCAAAACGGGGAGCGTCCTCTATCTGTACGGCAGGAATGGAGTAAGCCTGCTTCGCACCCTGTATTTCTATTTCGGCGGGAAGTAGCTGGCGGATAGTAGTAATGGCGGAAATAATACCCGAATAATCATTGGCTTCCACCCGGATAAATTCCGGTGTAGACTGGAGTTTGTAAGAACCGGGCTTCCCGTCGGTATTACCGGCATTTCCGGTATTCCCCAACTGGAAATAGACATCTACCTGATTTTTATCAGCAGTGACTTCGACAGAAGACGACACTACGTTTCGAAGAATCTCTTGCAGGTAGCCGACTGCCGGAAAGAGGGACTGGTCGGACACTCCTATCTTCATTTCATCCTTAAAAACGAAAGCGCCCGACTGCTCGGTCAGACTTACGGGGGTAGGCAAAATTGCGACTTCCTGCTTGACAACAGACGTGCAAGCAGAAAACACACAAGCTGATACAATCAGCAGAGAGGTACTTAGTTGTTTGAACATGAGGTTAACTATTTAATAAATGATTTGTCCTGTTTTTAATTGACTATCTATATATAATACAACTAAAACAGGCAAACTACTAAAAGGGAATGAAAACTTTTTTGCGTCTTGGGTTCACAAATTGCCATAAATGATTATCTTTGAACCCAATTATCACTACAAATAAGGATAAAGACCCGCTTAAATGTCAAGAGAGAATATCTTAATCAAAACCTCATGGATTAGCACCATAGGTAATGCAATCCTGTCTGCATCAAAAATCATTATTGGTTTGTTAGCCGGAAGTCTGGCGGTACTTGGCGATGGTATCGACTCGGCAACGGATGTCATTATCTCTGTCGTCATGATTTTCACGGCACGGGTCATCAGCCGCCCGCCTTCAAAGAAATACGTGTTCGGCTATGAGAAAGCGGAAGGCATCGCGACGAAGATTCTGTCGCTTGTGATATTTTATGCCGGTATGCAAATGTTACTGTCGTCCGTCACAAGCATCTTTTCGGATGAAGTGAAAGAAATCCCATCGGCTATCGCTATTTATGTGACTATATTCTCTATCGTCGGCAAACTGCTGCTGGCTTCGTACCAGTACAAGCAGGGAAAGAAAATAGACAGTTCCATGCTGACGGCGAATGCGATAAATATGCGTAATGATGTTGTCATTTCGGCAGGAGTTTTATTAGGGTTGATTTTTACTTTTATATTCAAATTGCCGATACTCGATTCGATAACGGGATTGATAATCAGCCTCTTTATCATCAAGTCGTCCATCGGCATTTTCCTCGACTCGAATGTGGAGCTTATGGATGGCGTGAAGGATGTCAATGTGTATAATAAGATATTCGAAGCTGTCGAGAAAGTGCCGGGAGCAAGTAATCCGCACCGGGTCAGGTCGAGAATGATAGGAAACCGGTATATAATTACGCTCGATATAGAGGTGAATCCGCAGATTACGATTACACAGGCGCATGAGATTGCCGGAGCGGTGGAGAAAAGTATCGAAAGCTCGATTGATAATGTCTATGATATTTTGGTGCATGTGGAACCTGCCGGGGAGTGTCAGACGGATGAGAAATTCGGGGTAGACAAGGATATGGTGTGACACGTGAAAATCTTCGGCAACAAAGAAAGCTATTCCGCTTCTTTTTCTTAACTTTGCATTCATCGTTCACATTTTAATAAAAATTTGATATGGAAGAAGGAACATTCAGGCGCTATCCTATCGGGATACAGGATTTTGAACAGTTGCGCAACAATAAATATATCTATGTTGATAAAACTGCATTGATTTATCAACTTGTCAGTACAAACACTGTTTATTTCTTGAGTCGTCCCCGTCGTTTCGGAAAGAGTCTGCTCATCTCTACGTTCGAAGCCTATTTTCTGGGAAAGAAAGAACTTTTCAACGGGCTCGACATGGAGCAGTTGGAGAAAGACTGGACAGTGTATCCGGTATTACATATCGACTTTAGCGGAAGTAAATATATGGAAGCAGAGTCACTTCGCGCATCTATCAATGTTCAGCTGTTACTTTGGGAAAACATCTACGGACGTCAGGAAGGCGAAGACACATTTAGTTTGCGACTCGAAGGTATCATCCGCCGCGCTTATGAACAAACCGGGCAGCAGGTTGTCGTATTGGTGGACGAATATGATGCCCCAATGTTGGACAGTAACAACAACCATGATTTGCAACGTGAAATCCGCGGTATCATGCGCGACTTCTTCAGTCCTTTGAAAAAGTCAGGCAAATATCTCCGTTTCCTCTTCCTGACGGGCATCAGCAAATTCAGCCAGATGAGCATATTCAGCGAACTGAATAATCTTCAGAACGTCAGCATGAGCGATAATTACAGCACTATCTGCGGTATCACCGAACAGGAACTGCTGACACAGATGAAAATTGATGTCGAACAGATGGCACAAGCCAACGATGAAACGTATGAAGAGGCGTGTGCCCACTTGAAGAAGCAATATGACGGATATCATTTCAGTAAATCCTGTGTGGACGTGTACAACCCTTTCAGCTTGATTAATGCTTTTGCCCAAAAGAGCTATGAGAACTACTGGTTTTCTACCGGTACCCCTACCTTTCTGATAGAACTCCTGCAACAAATGAACTTTGACATCCGTCTGCTCGACCGTATGGACGCCAAGCCGGAAGACTTCGACAAGGCTACGGATTGTCTCACCGACCCCATTCCAGTGCTCTACCAAAGCGGTTATCTCACAATCAAGTCGTACGATACTTTCTTCCGTACCTATACATTAGGCTACCCGAACGAGGAAGTGAGAATCGGCTTTATCGAGTCGCTCATCCCTTCTTATCTTTACCAACCAACGCGCGAAAGTAACTTTTATGTAGTGTCCTTTGTGCGTGATTTAATGAAGGGAAACCTTGAATCTTGCCTTGAACGCACCCGGTCTTTCTTCTCCTCTATTCCGAACGACCTGAACAACAAAGAGGAAAAACATTATCAAACTATATTCTATCTTCTGTTCCGCTTGATGGGACAATATGTGGATACCGAAGTCAAAAGCGCTGTCGGACGAGCGGATGTGGTTATCAAAATGCAGGATGTCATTTATGTACTTGAATTTAAAATGGACGGCACCGCAGAAGAGGCTTTAGCGCAGATTAACAGCAAAGGGTATGCGATTCCTTATGAGGCAGACCACCGGAAAGTGGTGAAGGTCGGCATCAACTTCGACAGTACCACGAGAACGATTGGAAACTGGAAAATCGAAACGGATTAACAGCGTACGCCACTTGCTTGAAGTAGACAAGGATATGGTTGTGACACGTGAAAAAGGCAGCAGTTGCTCTCGTCTGTGAGTAACTGCTGCCTTTTTGCGTGTTCTGTGCTGTCGTAGCCGGGAAATTAGGGTGTATTGCCACAGCTTGCTGTGGTGCGTTTCCCTAACTTGTTGTGGCATGCTCCCCTAGCCTGCTATGGCATGCTTCCCTAGCCTGCTGCGGCACGTCTCCCCAACCTACTGCGGCACACATCCCTTTCCGCCGTTCCGGTTTTACGTATTCAATAGGCTGTTGCTTTGATACGCAGCTTGATGGCATTTTCGGCTGTATCCAGTACCAGTTCGCAGTTTTCAGAGGTTACATAACTACCGGTGACGTCCATTTCCAATGAGGTGATTTTCTCAAGATCGAGTTGAGTTAAGGTGTATCCGTCTCCTTTCACCACCGTGAATCCACCTTCGGGAAAATGGGATGGCCGCATCACCCATTGAGCCACAAACGTCAGTTTGTACGGGTTGGCAAGTGCTTTGGTCAGAGTCATCGGCATCAGTGTGCTTGCGTTATCATAGGAGAACATAAGCTCGGCGTTCTCCCATGTCCCCCCTTTGTAGAAGAAGCTGCCGCCTTCATCACTGTTATATTCATTTGTTTGCAATACGATTCTCCCGTTCACGGAAGAACCTTCATCCATAATAAGCTGGCATCCCTCAAAGACATAAACAGCCCGGCCGGTAGGATTATCAAGCTTTGCCCCGCTGCCAAGTATCAACTTCGAATTCGTCCGATAAAGCGCTATCACACAATTTGAGTCATCAGTGGTATTCATCTTGATATTGCTGAGTTTCAGGGTGGTTGATTCTACAGCGATGACGTCTGAGCCTGTTACATTAGACAAAGTAAATCCACCGCCATCCAGTTCGATATACCGGTGCGGGTCTGAAGACTCTCCACACCAGAGTCCGAGTTCAAACCCTGCTCCCAGCCTGATTTTCGTAGGGCTATCGGGGTTGGTGGAAGCATCTTCGAACGCAGTTTGTAGTTGCTCGGGAGTATTGATAATTACAGCATCCGATACCGTTACGACACAGGTTGCCGACTTACCGCCTGCCGTTGCCGTGACGGTGGCGGTTCCTTCGGTCAGGGCGTTCACTTTCCCGTTTTGGTCTACGGTGACCACGGTGGTCTTATCGCTGCTCCATGTCACGGTGTTTTCCGTTGCGCCGGCAGGAGTTACGGTGGCGGTCAGTGTTTCCGAGCTGTTGGAATTCAGCAGGAGTGTTTCCTTGTCAAGGGTGATTTTCTCTACCGGTGTAGAGTTGTCTTTGTCGTCGCCGCCGCAGGCGGTTACCAACGTTGCTGCCACAAGGCAGAGGAAAAAGATTCTTAGTTGTTTCATGCGTCTTTCTGTTTTCTTTAAAATGGTAAATTATGAAAGGCTGCCGCCTTTTTTGTTTGCCATGAGGACGGATGCGCTGTCTGCAGCCGGACTGTCCGCCCTCATTCGTGACCTGCTTCTTTATGCAGCCGGGTCGGGGGTTTCACCTCCTCCGGGGATTTCAGGGTCGGGCGCTTCGCCGCCACCGCCGCCACCCGCGTTTTCGTCACCCAGCAGAATCGGGAAACGGTAAGAGCGTGGCGTTTTCAATGCCTTGTTGCTTCCGCTATATTGTGTCGTGACGCTTAGCGCATAGAGCTTTCCGGCTTCTATGGCAGGTAGCATGATGGTGAGTTGTGACGGTGCGTTGTGAACGATGACGGACACTTTCAACGGGACGGCTCCCTCTTCGTCTTTGGTGAGATAGATGCCGACCGAAGGGTCGTCACCGAGGATTTTAATGTTGCTTCCGCTGATAACGGCAGGACCGCCGGAAGTGATGACCTGGCTGATACTCTTCGTCACGGAGTCGGTGATGGAGTTGATGACCGGCCCCGTCTGTGCCAGCCCGTTGCAGATTACTTTTACGGCTTTGAGCTGGTCGCGCAGCAGTTGTCCCGGTGTGTAGGACACACCGAGCGAGTGCTTCGTGGCGTCAAACTGGGCGTTCTCCCCGAGGAACGAACCGCGTACGGTGACGATGTACTGTCCCACACCGTCTACCACGCTCTTCCCTTCGGCGATGGCTTCCACCTTCTTCTGGTCGGCAAGGTCGAGGATGTTCTCGATGGTTTCCTGCCGGTACTCGGTACGCTCCTTGATGATGCGTGCTGCGATTTCTTTGTTGTGCAGACTGCCTGTGATGCGTGCGCGTCCGGTGTAGTCGCCTTTTTGTTCGGTCATGATGTTGTCGTAAAGGTCAACATTGAGCGTGATTTTTTCGTTTGTTGCCATGATAATGATTGTTTTAAGGAAAGTGAATATCTATTTATTAGTTACGTTCTGTGCTGCTTGTCATTTCGCACGTATCTTGATAGCATTACCGTCCAGATAAAGTTCGAAATAACTGTCATAATATGTCATGCCCCCAGTAGTATTAGTCATCAGATGGAACTTCATAAGATCACTGTCAGTCAAGGTGTAGCTGTCGGTTCCCTTAACAACGGTTTCGGCTCCTGGCCGGACAGTGAAACTATTCAACACGTAATCATATAGATCTAATCTAAAATCAGAATCCGCCGGAAGTTCGTTTTCAACCGTAACGGTGGGGATGGTCACTTGATTGCCATTAATCGCAGCTTGCAGACAGAGGCTCCGTTCACTCCCATACATTCCCTCCTCCCTTGCTTTTATTTTTCCGCCTTTCAGTTGCAGTATTCCTGTAGGGGCAACAAGCACTTCCTGCCCCTTTATGCTTTTGGAGATTTCAGCATCGCCTTCCATAATGAGCGTGGCATTATCACCGACAGAGATACCAATTAGCTGGTCATTATCATTCCCATTGCCGGAATATAGTTCGAAGCCGTTACCCAGCGTTAGTTTGCAAGACGCCCTAACAAATATGCAGGCGACTTCATCAGCTGAATGGGCAGCAGCATTTCCATAAATGTTGAGGTTGGTCAGCTTCAATGACGCGCCGTTTGTTAGCTCAAAAAGGCTTTTGTCGCTAGCGGTACGGGAAATATTATAATTATCGCCGCTGATAGGATTATTTCCGCCGTCGATAGCAATGTGTTTGCCGTCTATTGAAAAGGCAAAATGCTCTGCATCCGCAGCAACCTCAAAGCCTTTACCGAGGATGATTTGTGTTGGTGCATCCGCAGTGCCGTCTGCCGTTTCAATAGCGGTTTTCAGTTCGGCTGCGGTAGTGACAAGCGTCTTGTTGCTGACCGTCACAAGGCAGGTGGCGGACTTTTCGCGTGCGGTGGCGGTGATGGTAGCTGTTCCTTCAGCTACGGCGGTCACCAGTCCGTCTTTACTTACGGTGGCTACGGAAGTTTTGTCACTGCTCCATACTACGGATTCGGCAGTCACCCGGTCGGGGACAATGGTGGGAACCAGCGTTTCGGTCGCTCCCGATTTCAGGGTCAGAGTCTCATGATTGAGGGTGATGCTCTCTACGGGCACAGAGTTGTCGTCATTGTTGTCGTCGCCACAGGCGGTTGCCAACGTTGCTGCCATAAGGCAGAGGAAAAAGATTCTTAGTTGTTTCATACTTCTTTTGTCTTTCTAAAAGGGTGAATAAATCGTGTTCTCTTTTCGGACAAAAGTAATATGCAACAACGAAAAGGTATAGCCAAAATCCTGCATTGTATAGCCAAAATCCTGCAAATCTTGCAGGATTGCCGGAAATTCCATTGTTCGGAGAAACTTCTACCTATGCATTGATGGAAACAACAGCATTTGATGATAAAAGAGTATCGCCTTCTCCTTTAAAGTACAGACTTTTGTCGGCGGAACTCGGTAGGAGTCATTTTTACCAATTCGCGGAAATTGCGGTTGAAGGTGCGCATTGCCTTGAAGCCCGACGCTCCGGCAATGTCTTCAATTGTGTGGTTCGCGTAGTCC
The DNA window shown above is from Bacteroides faecium and carries:
- a CDS encoding ABC transporter ATP-binding protein, which produces MNERMKKKSGVARLFEIAGEKKGLLVLAGILSAASALCMLVPYWSVYQVLRELLLHGSKISELDSGILVHWGWVAFSGLVGGLLLLYASLMASHVAAFRILYGLRIRLSEHIGRLSLGYLNGTATGTIKKIMEQNIEKIENFVAHTIPDLVNVLATVVLMFIIFFSLNGWMAVICVVCIALSIGLQFMNFFGKNAKEFTKIYYDTQERMSASAVQYVRGMPVVKIFGQSVRSFRRFNAEIEAYKSYALRVCDTYLPAMVAFTVLLNSLITFILPTGLLLLSREPQNIGLAAIYLFFIIMGPGVASPIYKLMYLGSSTNEIDEGVKRIDRIFDEQPLAEPEISHLPSSYDIEFRHVSFAYENKAEATRTEALKDLSFTARQGEITALVGPSGSGKSTVANLIPRFWDVNEGEIRIGGANIKQIANGDLMSLVSFVFQDNFLFFDTLYENIRVGDASATREQVIEAARAAQCHEFIENLPAGYDTRIGDKGVYLSGGEAQRICVARAILKNAPILVLDEATAFADPENEYKMQQAIQQLIRNKTVIIIAHRLSSIISAEQILVLKEGKLVQSGRHEVLSTTEGVYKKMWDAYTSAFRWQLTIKKEEVK
- a CDS encoding TetR/AcrR family transcriptional regulator, with protein sequence MQILKGDIQEKMIHAAEEVFLERGYKDASMREIASRAGVTVSNIYHYFTNKDEIFRTILKPVLNELYAMIYNHNAEQMTIDVFINQDYQKASVQEYIELVSVHRERLHLLLFQAQGSCMENFRSEYTDLMTRTISVFFQGMKQKYPHINIAITGFFIHLNTVWLFALLEELVLHHIKKEEMQKFITEYIAFETAGWKELMNV
- a CDS encoding family 20 glycosylhydrolase encodes the protein MFKQLSTSLLIVSACVFSACTSVVKQEVAILPTPVSLTEQSGAFVFKDEMKIGVSDQSLFPAVGYLQEILRNVVSSSVEVTADKNQVDVYFQLGNTGNAGNTDGKPGSYKLQSTPEFIRVEANDYSGIISAITTIRQLLPAEIEIQGAKQAYSIPAVQIEDAPRFEWRGFMLDASRHFWNKEEVKHVLDLMSLYKLNKFHWHLTDDQGWRIEIEKYPLLTEKGAWRQFNKHDRGCMARAIEEDNTDFLIPEDKLRIVEGDTLYGGYYTHDDIKEIVAYAAQRGIDVIPEIDMPGHFLAAISQYPDLACDGLIGWGEIFSSPICPGKDATLEFCRNVFKEVFELFPYEYVHMGGDEVEKNNWKKCPRCQKRIRTEKLGSVEELQAWFVRDMEKFFHANGKKLVGWDEVVKDGLSSDAAITWWRSWAKDALPTATAQQQKVIACPNEFFYFDYAQDQNSVKKILAFDPYADDRLSPEQKEYIWGVQANLWAEWIPTMKRIEYLIVPRMIALSEIAWAEPAAKPGLDEFYRQLVPQFKRMDVMGVNYRIPDLQGFYKVNAFIDDATVNLTCPLPGTEIRYTTDGSMPDKQSSLYDGTLKIKETTDFTFRTFRKDGSPSDVVRTKYVKAPYAEAITAPASLQPGLKAVWHNFRGNLCADIDAAPVKGEYVVESVSIPEGVKGDIGLVLTGYLEVPADGIYTFALLSDDGSTLKLDGELLGDNDGAHSPVEIIVQKALKAGLHPMEVRYFDCNGGVLQMELVNDKGEKTVLPKEWLKHE
- a CDS encoding cation diffusion facilitator family transporter, whose translation is MSRENILIKTSWISTIGNAILSASKIIIGLLAGSLAVLGDGIDSATDVIISVVMIFTARVISRPPSKKYVFGYEKAEGIATKILSLVIFYAGMQMLLSSVTSIFSDEVKEIPSAIAIYVTIFSIVGKLLLASYQYKQGKKIDSSMLTANAINMRNDVVISAGVLLGLIFTFIFKLPILDSITGLIISLFIIKSSIGIFLDSNVELMDGVKDVNVYNKIFEAVEKVPGASNPHRVRSRMIGNRYIITLDIEVNPQITITQAHEIAGAVEKSIESSIDNVYDILVHVEPAGECQTDEKFGVDKDMV
- a CDS encoding ATP-binding protein codes for the protein MEEGTFRRYPIGIQDFEQLRNNKYIYVDKTALIYQLVSTNTVYFLSRPRRFGKSLLISTFEAYFLGKKELFNGLDMEQLEKDWTVYPVLHIDFSGSKYMEAESLRASINVQLLLWENIYGRQEGEDTFSLRLEGIIRRAYEQTGQQVVVLVDEYDAPMLDSNNNHDLQREIRGIMRDFFSPLKKSGKYLRFLFLTGISKFSQMSIFSELNNLQNVSMSDNYSTICGITEQELLTQMKIDVEQMAQANDETYEEACAHLKKQYDGYHFSKSCVDVYNPFSLINAFAQKSYENYWFSTGTPTFLIELLQQMNFDIRLLDRMDAKPEDFDKATDCLTDPIPVLYQSGYLTIKSYDTFFRTYTLGYPNEEVRIGFIESLIPSYLYQPTRESNFYVVSFVRDLMKGNLESCLERTRSFFSSIPNDLNNKEEKHYQTIFYLLFRLMGQYVDTEVKSAVGRADVVIKMQDVIYVLEFKMDGTAEEALAQINSKGYAIPYEADHRKVVKVGINFDSTTRTIGNWKIETD
- a CDS encoding Ig-like domain-containing protein; the encoded protein is MKQLRIFFLCLVAATLVTACGGDDKDNSTPVEKITLDKETLLLNSNSSETLTATVTPAGATENTVTWSSDKTTVVTVDQNGKVNALTEGTATVTATAGGKSATCVVTVSDAVIINTPEQLQTAFEDASTNPDSPTKIRLGAGFELGLWCGESSDPHRYIELDGGGFTLSNVTGSDVIAVESTTLKLSNIKMNTTDDSNCVIALYRTNSKLILGSGAKLDNPTGRAVYVFEGCQLIMDEGSSVNGRIVLQTNEYNSDEGGSFFYKGGTWENAELMFSYDNASTLMPMTLTKALANPYKLTFVAQWVMRPSHFPEGGFTVVKGDGYTLTQLDLEKITSLEMDVTGSYVTSENCELVLDTAENAIKLRIKATAY
- a CDS encoding DNA-binding domain-containing protein; this translates as MATNEKITLNVDLYDNIMTEQKGDYTGRARITGSLHNKEIAARIIKERTEYRQETIENILDLADQKKVEAIAEGKSVVDGVGQYIVTVRGSFLGENAQFDATKHSLGVSYTPGQLLRDQLKAVKVICNGLAQTGPVINSITDSVTKSISQVITSGGPAVISGSNIKILGDDPSVGIYLTKDEEGAVPLKVSVIVHNAPSQLTIMLPAIEAGKLYALSVTTQYSGSNKALKTPRSYRFPILLGDENAGGGGGGEAPDPEIPGGGETPDPAA
- a CDS encoding Ig-like domain-containing protein; protein product: MKQLRIFFLCLMAATLATACGDDNNDDNSVPVESITLNHETLTLKSGATETLVPTIVPDRVTAESVVWSSDKTSVATVSKDGLVTAVAEGTATITATAREKSATCLVTVSNKTLVTTAAELKTAIETADGTADAPTQIILGKGFEVAADAEHFAFSIDGKHIAIDGGNNPISGDNYNISRTASDKSLFELTNGASLKLTNLNIYGNAAAHSADEVACIFVRASCKLTLGNGFELYSGNGNDNDQLIGISVGDNATLIMEGDAEISKSIKGQEVLVAPTGILQLKGGKIKAREEGMYGSERSLCLQAAINGNQVTIPTVTVENELPADSDFRLDLYDYVLNSFTVRPGAETVVKGTDSYTLTDSDLMKFHLMTNTTGGMTYYDSYFELYLDGNAIKIRAK